Proteins encoded by one window of Arachis ipaensis cultivar K30076 chromosome B04, Araip1.1, whole genome shotgun sequence:
- the LOC107637374 gene encoding uncharacterized protein LOC107637374 translates to MLGLIETKKEAVTTYDVVQLWGAGAVKWEYVGSIGASGGLLLVWDETVFKMNNCYKGSRWLCVEGVLLRNNFSCAFCLVYGPHDRRGKLDTWEELSFLYGLCQAPFCYLGDFNEITQLEDRKGINSLPVSAVEFKDWIQDMELVDLELTDRLFTWFRGESCSRIDRALVSLEWLEVFPETRLRGGPRGLSDHCPLIMEASQVRGGPRPFRSLDSWFTHDGYLRMVKEEWRALGDRQFMDKLKALTSPLSRWHKKNFGDMDKRITQFEDELKKVDDLTGAGVADGTVEARRKALVSCCKKWYIRQELH, encoded by the coding sequence ATGTTAGGATTGATAGAGACAAAAAAAGAAGCTGTGACAACCTATGATGTAGTGCAATTGTGGGGTGCTGGTGCTGTGAAATGGGAGTATGTGGGGTCGATTGGTGCTTCTGGGGGCCTGTTATTGGTGTGGGATGAAACGGTATTTAAGATGAATAACTGCTATAAAGGAAGTAGGTGGTTGTGTGTGGAGGGTGTTTTACTTAGGAATAACTTTTCCTGTGCTTTTTGTTTGGTCTATGGCCCGCATGATAGGCGAGGCAAGCTTGATACATGGGAAGAGTTGAGCTTTCTTTATGGATTGTGTCAAGCACCTTTTTGCTATCTGGGAGATTTCAATGAGATAACTCAGTTAGAGGATAGGAAAGGAATTAATTCCTTGCCGGTGTCTGCCGTAGAGTTTAAAGATTGGATCCAGGATATGGAGTTAGTGGACTTGGAGCTCACTGATCGATTGTTTACCTGGTTCAGAGGGGAGTCATGCAGTCGCATTGATAGGGCTTTGGTGAGTTTGGAGTGGTTGGAAGTGTTTCCTGAAACTCGGTTGCGGGGTGGCCCAAGAGGGTTATCTGACCATTGTCCGTTGATAATGGAGGCCTCACAGGTGAGAGGGGGGCCAAGACCGTTTCGAAGCTTAGATTCTTGGTTCACGCACGATGGGTATCTCCGGATGGTAAAAGAGGAATGGAGGGCGTTAGGTGACAGGCAGTTCATGGACAAGCTAAAGGCTTTGACGAGTCCACTGAGCAGATGGCATAAAAAGAACTTTGGGGACATGGATAAAAGGATTACACAGTTTGAGGATGAATTAAAGAAAGTGGATGATTTGACGGGCGCTGGAGTGGCTGATGGGACTGTGGAAGCTAGGAGGAAAGCACTTGTGAGTTGCTGTAAGAAATGGTACATCCGCCAGGAACTACATTGA